CTCATTTATGCTGTGTAAGTAGTTTCTTGAGTAAATAGCATGCCATATCTAGCGTTGAGTAGACTGGGCttcaagacactatgggcctgattacaactttggcggagggagtaaatccgtcccaaatgtgacggatatcccgcccgccgtattacgagatccataggatataatggactcgtaacatgGCGggtgggatgtccgtcacatttgggacggattaaccccctccgccaaagttgtaatcaggccctatatctgcttCTTTGCTCTTTAGACTGTCAGGGTGTCTCCACACAGGGAAGATCAGAGTCAGAAGGGAGGGTCAGCAGGGCCTTCAAGTTTGCTTCCAGATACAAGATAATTGGCAGCACTCAGCTGCATGTTATACATGCACAGTAAGAGAGTCTACACAGGTCTACGTCCAAAAAGGTTTTTCATAAGTTTAAGGGAAACATCAGCTTGCATTTCCAAGGTATGACAAATGGGCATATGCCCACTGCCAAACAGTTTGTGCATTCCTCAATGCTCAAAAATACAATAAACCTGGTTGGGGCAGAGTTTCTATTGTCAGGCTGGTATGTGGGAACGGTACCCCTGCCATCTTCAAGTAATATCTGTGGTGGTCACTGCTGATGTGAAGCTGGCCAGGTGCAACCTCCAAGGGTTTGCTCGTGAACAACTTGGGGCACTTCACAGAGCCTTGTCAAAGAAACATAATAATGCAGAGGAAGGGGTGGTGGATTTGgtcatcctcattgtcctgcaTGGTAATCATTCATAATCTAACTTGCAAATGCCAGTATAAAGAAATGTTCATGATGAGCTAACTGTACCCTTAACAACAGGTGTACCACTGGTGATAGTAAACTGTTTCAGATGCATACTCGTTCTAGGTTTCCAATTCTGTGTTGCAAAAACAATACACAATGTTTGTAAATACGTGCaagcacagaaaaataaaacacaaagaagACCCATCTATCCGGAGCCCGTGTTCTTATTTTACACTGGGAGGGCAGTAAACCTCAGCAGGGGATGTGGCTACCGCACCCCTAAGCTAGGAATGATGATACCATCTAGAATTTGGGGATCTTAGGTCGTGTTCTTTCACACAAAAATATAGGCTTTATGAGGGTACATCAAAAACTTTCTTCTGTTTGTTAAACCAGTCacactgtacaggaataaatatttccttagaactgttaacTGTTGTCTTGTAACGTATGAGATTAAAACGGAAAAGGGAATGCTCCCACAGATAGACAGGGGCATGTAGCATTTATGTAGAGCTTTTCTAATTCCACCTGCGCCTAGGGAGACAGTGGTAATCTAATTATTGAAGAAACCTTCCGGGTATAGCAATATTCCAGCAAACTGCTGTCCCGCATAGCAAGTGTCCTATCCATCTAAATCACTAAGGGCTTTTATTGAACACAACAACAGACTTCCCAATTTTCGATCTGGCTTTCGACTTTGGTAGAAATTTAGCCTGCAGTAGTTGTGGGAGTAAATGACCCATTACTGCATGATGAGGGATGAACTCTCACTGATTTGGTTCTAATGTAATTTGCCCAAAGCAGAGAGTTGACCACAAGGTATACCAATCTTTTGGTTACACTATGTAGGAATGTATGAGATGGCTCGAAGCTGGGCTGCTTCATTCTAGCATAGTGAACCCAACTGGATGCCTGACCACCTATAAATACTCCAAGAGCATTTACTTGCAGACTTCCTCAGGTTAACAGTTCCTctccctcactttttttttttttttttaaatattcaagtGTCTTTTCTCATAACTTCCTTGTTAATTTAGTGGTCTCCTTGCTTCTGTATGCAGACAATAACCAAATTCCACAACGCGTAGCTGATGAGGGAGCAAGATAAACAACTTCTAAGCATGCCACGTTTTTCATGATGCATGGACTAGCTAAAAGTAACCAACAGCATGACAAAGTAATTTTCCATTTCATTACACCCCTCTCTAGTCCAGCACTTTTTCCCAGACCAGCTGGGCCTTGACCAAAACCAGTCCTTCCTTGGAGTATTTGAACGAGGGGAACAATATTAAAACAGTACCTAAAACTGGGTATCATATCTTTGTATGTTGAATATCTcttccatttttcttttcctcAAACCCCAAGCATGAATACTTATTTTTAACTAGCTAGAATACTGTAATGGAGGCTTACCTGGGCCTCCTATATATCTGCTTTTGTCAGACCAGCTAAATTACAAGACACCTCGCATTATGTTTAGTCTTGGAAAAAGAGGGCACACCAGACCAGTTCTGCAAGCCTTGAAGAGGCTGCCTTCTAAGGAACAAATTGTACACACCCATTTCGAAGGCAATTTACATACCTCAGTTCACATTCTTTGCTCCAACATTTCCAGGTCCATTGCACCTGGTGCAACCTTTAGACTTTTATAGAAAGGGATTGAGGTTTTACCTACATTAGAATGCTtcatcacattttgaggtttacccCATAATGCTACAAAGCCTAGAGAAGAATGATCACTCAAGaaaacatagtaaaaaaaaaagcacaatacaAATATGAGGCAAATACTTTGAATATATCTTTTTATAGCACTGAGCTAACCACAAATATACATCAtacatcttattttattcaaacgtCCTATGACAAAGAAAATAAGACCCAATAGTTCAGTTAATTTTGAGGCTTCACCAGATTGGATTTTGCCAACTAACTTTGCCATACTGGACCTTCAATCTAGATAACTGTCCACCTAAGTCTCCTAAATTATAAACTTTTTTTTTGCCTGTATGGAATTTCTTTTAGTAACTGCTGGGCCAAAGGACTAGACAGCTGTAAAATACACAAAGATGAAAAAAACAAGAGAAGGATGAAAATAGTGAAATCGGAAGGAATGTGAGTGATTATGTAACTGCTATTGTGGAAAGACAAAATAACATCATATCAAAGAAAAACATCACTGTAACTCATTGTGTGACTCTTTCTAAGCGTAATCACACCTGCCATTTTTTTTATGAGGTAACATTTTAGCCTCCAAAAGTTTTAGAGATTAAATATATGCTGTGTAGAATGGTGTACTCTAGTATTTCAGGTTAGACTTTGTTTAGTCTGAATTTCGAATGCGTGTTTACCATCTGTAAAAGGTAGAAAACTACTATCAATTTAATGGAATGCATCCATTGTTATTATCAGTAGTCAGTTAATTCAAGTATTTCCACTAATCTCTTAGTGCTACTTCTGTTGTATAGACAGTATTCATTTTTGTAATCCAGTATGCAATTGTACAGTTTTATATTTTCTACAGGCTACACCATTTGGGACCATCAAGGACATGAAAACATATGTCCTTTATGCAAGGCAGCATGTTAGCACTCAAACCCATTGTATgctatacctaaaaaataaaaagtaaaatggaCCCAAGCTTGCACCATTCATTTTGATAACATTTGTCATCTATTGTCAACTACAAATAATTTCTAAGTAACTAAAACAGGCTGAATTCAATCGCTTTCCCCTTACCTGCAGAAGGTAACTGGAATCCCGGGTATGTGGAAAGGATAGTCTTTTTTCCATGCTACTTTCTGCATATTCCAGCTGTAGGCTATACCTATCTTTTCTCTGCTCGTTCCttctttctttcagttttttttctaCAGATTCACTTTTCATAGCTTGGCGCTCATATCCTAAAGACGATGGTTTCAGGTCTGCAGAATATTCATTTAAAGTGCTTTTAAACTTGATTAAGTCAGCTTTAAGTGCCATAAGTGTATCACCATTATTTGCTTTCACCAATGAAGCTCGATCAACAGGTTTTGTTTTCAGACCATCTGAATTCTCAACAAACATAGACTGTTTTGATGAATCCCTCTGCACATGAAGGTCAGTGGTCACTCTGGATGCACTGCAGTCCTCATCAGAAGCCGCTTGACTATCCACATTAACTGGATTTGCAAGACTGCCCATATTAGGTGTGCTATAATGTTTAACATCCAATAGTCTTGTTGCCTGTTCCCTTTTCCTCAAGTTGGCTGTTCCTTCATCTCTCTGCTTAGTAGGTCTATTCAAACATTTTTCTGTAGCTGATAGTTTCAAATTTGAAGAATATTCAGTCAAATTGtctttaaatttcagcaggtcagctTTAATTGCCATAAGTGAATCATcattgtttgcttttgcctgttcAAACGGTTTGTGCTTGTGTTCCTGTGACTTTTCAACCTCTTTATGCCTCATTGACAGTGCCTCCCGTAATCGTATGTTAGGGGATGCTCTAAAATCCTCACTGAAATGTGTTTTGATATCCACATCAACTGGATTTGTGGGCTTAGGTACAAGGTTGGCACTGTTACACCTCACATCTCTGGAGGTTTTGGATTGTACATTACTCAATACTGTAATTTCCTTATTACTGCATTCATTACCCAAACCTGCATATTTACCTGTAAACGGGCAAACTTGCTGCATTCGATCATATGGATCAACTAGTGTACCTCTTTCTTTTACTTTAGCACGACAGTCTTCTTCAGAAGAACCTGCTAGTGTGTTTTTTTCAAGAGAATGATAGTCAACCACTGTGTGTCTGTTTTCTTCAGCAAGGTATTTCAGATTAGGGCCAGGTCCTGGTGATTCTATCTCATCTTTCCATTTGTGGCTGGGATTCTCATTTCTAACACGCAGAGATTTTGACTTTTCTCTCACAaatgcctttttgtttttgcataAATGAGACAGTCGTCCCTTAGTACTGTTCACTTTAGAATTATTCGATGCATACTCAGCCATTAATGCATCAATATCCAAGACACCGGATCTATAACTTCGTGTCTCATCAGGGTTTTTCTGCACCACTTTCTCATCATGTTTTTGTATAGAGAGGGTGTCTGGTTCTTGATGTTTAGTTATTTTTTCTACCACATTAATGGTCATTTTTTCTTGCCTTGCTACTAATGAACAGTCAACATCGATTGCATTTTCTTTCATCCTACCTGTACTTTTATTACGATTTCTTTTCCTACGATCATCATCATCAAGATTTGAGTTTATATTTGACAAACCATGTTTGGAAAGACCTAGAACCTCTTCTTTTTCTTCCCTAGCAGACTTCCTAACTGAATAGGTTtcagatgaaacattattataaggcaaTGCCAAATTTGCAGAGGAATGGGGAAGATTAGAGTTGGACTTTATAGAATAAGTTTCTGTAAATGATGTATCGTGACCAAAACCTATTTTACTGAATTCACTTTTCAAGATCGCATAATCAGATTCTTTTTTAAAATCTGCCACGTTACCAGTCACAGCAAAATATCTTGCCTTTTGTTCAACAGTAGAATCCCTAAAATCTCTATGACTGTTAGGTTTACTTTGATGTAGCACATTTCCATCAACAAACTCTCTACTTTCTTTCCATTTTACTATTTCATGTTCTGCAGCAATGAGTGTATCAGCCACCCGACTTGTTGGGCTGAGCGTAGTAAACTCTGATATATCATCTTCGGGTGCAGACCTTCTTCTCCATCTCTCGGACATTTTCAGGTTTGAAACAGTACCAtcaagttttctgtttttacttccCATTTTCAGTGCTTTTGATTTGTCCTCTGCGGCATCATTCGTGTTGACATTCACATCTTTGTTGTCACTGCCAATCTGATGATATTGCTTCAAGCCAAATACTCTGGATTCCCCATTATCAACAGCTATAAGCTCTGTTCTGGAATGATTATTGTTGAAGATATCAATAGTATTACTACTTTCAGACCCTGAAATCCAAGACTTTCGGGAAGAATCTCCAGGTGACTGATTTTCTGACTTATCTTTCAAGTCCAGATTTTCTACAGTTTCGACTTGCACTTCAACATTATTTGAAAATAAACACTCACAAGCTTGGAATCTCTCAGGGTTGTTGCTATTACCAGTATACTGACCAGTTTCATGgactttactattttttttattttcagatgcTGATGCTTTAATTTCCTCCTTTCTTGctgacctatgtgttttatatccTTCTTTGAGATATGCTTTCTCAGACTTCTGCGCACCAGAGAGTGACTGCACCATCTTATACTTCGGCTCAAAGTTTGTATCAGTCTTTTCAGTAACAATAGGCTTCTTTACCATACTTTGTGCTACATCTTTAGCATTGGAAGTAGAGAGATACTCTTCAAACATATTTGTTTTATTATCTGAAGAACGTAAAGGTAGATCTGCAGCCAACATGTTCACATCTGTTCTGGATGTATGCTTATTATGAAAAGATGATTTTCGAGACCTCAGCGTTACAGCTTTATCCTCTGGCATCACCAAAATTGACTCACTCAGTGCCCTTTCACCAACAGTTTGAATGATTTCATATCTTGGTTCAACTCTTTGGCAATTATTTGTGTTTTCTTCGTAATGGGGTTTTTCTTCTGAAACAATTATGTGTCTGTAATCCCCTTCTCTTGAATACACTTTGGCCTCTGGctcatttttttccattatttctTTTTCCTGCTTAAATAAATCAAAAGCATCAGATTTTCTTACTGCAGTCCTATTCGTCATAAATACGGAgtcttttttaaaatgttcatcTGAAGTATTGTGCCATTCAACTTTGTGATCGAAAAGAGTAGCTCTAACCGTTTTTGAGCTTTCTCTCTCTGAGGAAACCATCTGTATTTGCATTTTCTCATTGAGGTTTGGTGCAGACACTGAGGGTTTGCTCCGAAAAGAAAGGCTTCTCCAGTTTTCAGAACCATTTTGCCTGGTCATCAGTCGTCCCTCTTTATCTGTTGTTGCAGCAGTCTGCGGTCTCATCCACTGAATCCCCTCAGCACAGCAGTCACCGAAACTCGTTTGATCAATATTTTGATCTTCTTTACTCTGAAAAAGCATAaccagaaaaatattaaatattaacctACAAGAGTTATACAACAATTGGTATTAGGTTTCATTATGCTTGATGACAGGGTCAGATTGGGATCACAATTCGGCCTGGGCACCAGAAGTATTTGCGTAATACGATAAGCTGTAGGTTCCTTAATGTTCTTTATTTTAAATACATGCCCACAGTTCATGTAGCGTCCTCCTCTCCAAGCGTCCTGGCCGCAACTGACACACCAGTCACTGCCAGAACACTACGAGCATCAGACCATTCTACCGCTCATGTTCTATATTCCTTTAGTTCCACCCATTACATCTTCTTCCCCCTTACAACAATAAAAGGAAATAACTTCCCTCTAATACATAACAAAGTCTTGAAACTTTATTAGTGCTCTAGTTTCTCTTAGTGAGTTAACACAATGCTAGAATGGCCAGTCTGCTGTGAATTCAATTATTTTTGAACATTTACATCCACACTATTCTGACTGGCAATTTTTGCTTGTGGTTGATACCAAGTTTGCCAATCACAACCACCTTCCATCTGCCTTTTACTTAATGCCTGCTTGCGTTGCTTAAATCTTAACTACTTGTCTtttgttccaccagcctttcctgtCCAgtagaacaattttttttttaagctttcaaCACTCACACAGGAACAGAAAATTGTGAGACTCCGTTTTTAACTTTATTGTACGATTTTTTATCAAAACCCAATCTCCATCCTAGTAATCTTTACTATACCAGCAATGTTTCTTGTCAAAATGTTCTTTCATCTTGACTTGTGCGTGAAACCTCATCAATATTTCGCATTTCTTGCTCAACACCAGTTTTATTTCTTAACCAAGTGGGATTTAAGCTTGTGTGTACTCTGCGTCCTCTTAACAACATAAAAGGTGTCTCTTCGGTTGTACAATGTAGAGTGATATTATAATTCCACACTTTCTCTTTTAAGAACTCACTCACATCACATCTTGACACAAGCGCCGTTTGTATTCCTTCCTTCATAATCCTATTAGCTCTCTCCACTAATCCATTAGAGCTAGGTGAATACAAAGCAACTTGATAATGTGGGATGTCatgacttttaaaaaaaagtttttcatcCGTTCTGAAACAAAATGAGTCCCGTTATCAGTTACAATCACTTTAAGTGAACCTTCTATTTTAAATacactttccaaaaatgtgatggcaGAATTTGTACTAGGAGCCTCGACAAACGAAAGATAAATCCATTTAGAGTGATAGTCAATTAAAACTATGTGATATCTCATGTCAGAAGGCAACAACACAAATGGTCCCGAGAAATCCAAACCTACCTTTTCCCAAGCACTTACAGGAAAAGGAACAGGTTGCAGAGGATGTTCATTCgtcttccaatgtttatctgaCAATTGTCCTGATTGTTTAGTCTCAATCACTGATTTTACATTATTTTCCAAGgatggccaccaataaaattgtttAATTCTTTTACATGTTTTAGACATTCCTGGATGTCCTTGGTGCGCTATCACAATCAATTCATGTCTTATAACTTCTGGTGGAATAAACACTTCTCCACGCATCACTATGCCATTAACTACTGATAACTCATCAGCTATTTTAAAATACTTCAAGACATTAGGTAAATATTTAACTTCAGGCCATCCTTGTGAAATATAATGTTTTACTTTTGATAAATTTGCATCAGAGCGACATGCTTCTACCCATTTCCTCTGTGCACCACTTTCTTCAATTGCATCTAAAATCACAATTACACATTCTGTATCATCTAATACTTCTGTATCATTTTTTTCTCCTGACATCCTAGATAAACAATCAGCTTGAAAATGTGTACTGCCAGATAAATGTTTATATCAAAATTGTAATCCTGAAGCTTGGATAATAACCTCATCAATCTAGAAGATACATTCCTACAAGTTTTACCACAAAGCATATACACCAAGGGTTTGTGATATGTATACAGATCAAATACACATCCCCATATGTATACCCTAAAGTTTTTAATTGAAAATAACAGCCaccaatgcttctctttcaatggtacTATACAGTTTTTCTGATGGTTTAAGTGTCCAGGAGGTAAACCCAACCATTTGTTCATTATTATTGACACATTGACTCaaaactgcacccaaacctgtTAAACTGGCATCAACAGTGATTATATATTTACACTCAGATTTATAAGGATGCAATGCAGGAGCTTCAATTATCAATGTCTTCACATCTTTAAATGTCTCTTCCAATTGTTCCGTCcattcaaacttcactccttttctTAACAATATCCTCAATGGTTCTACTTTACTTGAGTACCCTTGTACAAACCTTGCATAATACTCAGCAAGGCCTAAAAATGATTTAAGACCCTCTCTGTCCTTTGGTGCTTTTGTTTCCTGTATGGCTGTTAACAAGGAAAATGTAGGTGTTATGCCATGTGTTGAAATCGCTTGACCTAAGTATTCTAGATCTCTTAAACCAAACCTACATTTAATTCATCTTACCGTCATTCCAACCTCAGACAATGTTTTTAGTACTttctccaaaatttggatgtgttcatgaaCAATTTTTGCACAAATCAGAATTTCATCTTGATATGCCTGCACACCCTGCATGTCACCAAATAATTTGTCCATTAATTTCTGAAAAGTGCTAGCAGCTGATGCCACATCAGACAGAAGTCTGCAATACTAAATAGCTCCAAAAGGTGTTAAACATTGTGAGTTCCCTAGAAGTAGATGTTAAAGCAATTTGGTGATATGCAGAACGCAGATCTAACAATGAAAAGATTTCCGCCCCACCTAAGTTTGCCAACAACTCCTGAAATTTAGGTATGGGATGGCAATTCACAACAATGTTCTCATTTAGTATGCAGAAATCAGCATACAATCTGAGTTCGCCTGACTTTTTCTTAGCTAcaacaattggagaaacccattaAGAGGATTCAGTTGGTTTAATAATATTTTGAAAACACAAATCTTTTAACATTTTCTTCAAATACTCTCTTATACTAAGAGGTACATTCCATACTTTTTGAATAACTGGGTGCGCATCAGATTAAAGTCTAATGTGATGTTCGAATCCTTTAACGAGACCAATTTTTTCCtggaaaacattttcaaatttcTTACAAATAACCTCTACATCTTTAGAAATTGAGTTCACGCTTACTATTTGTTCTTTAATATGATCAATACTTATGTCATAATTGCCTGCTCTGATTGGGTGTTCAGAACCAGGAATTAAATATAAACCCATCTTGGCTCGGTCCTTCTATCCAACAATGTTTTTCCCTTTAATGGCAACATAGACTTTAGAATTTGTACTTTGTCCCAAACATTCTACATCATTCTCCATTTCTTTCTCACCAAAT
The Pleurodeles waltl isolate 20211129_DDA chromosome 11, aPleWal1.hap1.20221129, whole genome shotgun sequence genome window above contains:
- the KIAA1671 gene encoding uncharacterized protein KIAA1671 homolog isoform X1, producing the protein MMMATKLEIQSGHMTIANLAERDHLANEGESLRTCLSPLSDSSNEASDLSSSPNSVIVRENRTFGKNFTSSKSASEIKPILSPKPFCKKEPSEFAGVKKPIVTSKLYPLLKSWRPAKPAEQKQANDELQGSDRTIGKDTTLEDEGKNTYGLSTTKHSSYFMAEPNKNLTGISRSKSLHLTQELKDERKATYPLHKKQWQPHHAFEDVSKHLLSSENESSLQKDFTSFLNAGQYSSEGLVINKVAFSSDEKSKGFSKHFATEIEPSSRVTPIRRQRPVSLNQKLNKVQHKGAETCEGSSAKVLIQKSRPSSIDTSSKWESMSVGQLVSVSNESKENETSLNASETCVFDNENEILPKKEDGGHSSVKDSVQVEFYKPDSPTEDQGDNIQSSEQSFDMNNISPLMNTIHKFKVCNITDTNIKNNNETDTPFLYRTSDKTKIIKSNKQEGVLVDQRENGPLMLTTQSTESLKKEENLTPGGTIKNRISQLYSVSGTSPAFPEVQNEKEKGNISIQQRIQELTAENAVQKPGSTRRSFQSRPLSADLTKLFLKSGPATEIKSEKSLEKDGENFEAAQPDKGHKDVENQKSKEDQNIDQTSFGDCCAEGIQWMRPQTAATTDKEGRLMTRQNGSENWRSLSFRSKPSVSAPNLNEKMQIQMVSSERESSKTVRATLFDHKVEWHNTSDEHFKKDSVFMTNRTAVRKSDAFDLFKQEKEIMEKNEPEAKVYSREGDYRHIIVSEEKPHYEENTNNCQRVEPRYEIIQTVGERALSESILVMPEDKAVTLRSRKSSFHNKHTSRTDVNMLAADLPLRSSDNKTNMFEEYLSTSNAKDVAQSMVKKPIVTEKTDTNFEPKYKMVQSLSGAQKSEKAYLKEGYKTHRSARKEEIKASASENKKNSKVHETGQYTGNSNNPERFQACECLFSNNVEVQVETVENLDLKDKSENQSPGDSSRKSWISGSESSNTIDIFNNNHSRTELIAVDNGESRVFGLKQYHQIGSDNKDVNVNTNDAAEDKSKALKMGSKNRKLDGTVSNLKMSERWRRRSAPEDDISEFTTLSPTSRVADTLIAAEHEIVKWKESREFVDGNVLHQSKPNSHRDFRDSTVEQKARYFAVTGNVADFKKESDYAILKSEFSKIGFGHDTSFTETYSIKSNSNLPHSSANLALPYNNVSSETYSVRKSAREEKEEVLGLSKHGLSNINSNLDDDDRRKRNRNKSTGRMKENAIDVDCSLVARQEKMTINVVEKITKHQEPDTLSIQKHDEKVVQKNPDETRSYRSGVLDIDALMAEYASNNSKVNSTKGRLSHLCKNKKAFVREKSKSLRVRNENPSHKWKDEIESPGPGPNLKYLAEENRHTVVDYHSLEKNTLAGSSEEDCRAKVKERGTLVDPYDRMQQVCPFTGKYAGLGNECSNKEITVLSNVQSKTSRDVRCNSANLVPKPTNPVDVDIKTHFSEDFRASPNIRLREALSMRHKEVEKSQEHKHKPFEQAKANNDDSLMAIKADLLKFKDNLTEYSSNLKLSATEKCLNRPTKQRDEGTANLRKREQATRLLDVKHYSTPNMGSLANPVNVDSQAASDEDCSASRVTTDLHVQRDSSKQSMFVENSDGLKTKPVDRASLVKANNGDTLMALKADLIKFKSTLNEYSADLKPSSLGYERQAMKSESVEKKLKERRNEQRKDRYSLQLEYAESSMEKRLSFPHTRDSSYLLQDQLKQCFSRPASKDTETLVPEADSQYGTWSAGHQSQDSIVPQSPSADNAISTRKQTPNSRVSSSSSQLELDHHDAKKDQRTGSLDRSSVDLDSIDGTVLPPSVRSCPEEDEIDFSFMDQPSVLDSSALKNRVQLSRKSHRRAPTLQTQRRSKARLSESQFAVIEETDSNWMFKDTTDEKSKKEEESEEEEEKTPKSVVQRLPVFPGMDPSILKAQLRKRQESDSPSEISGAGHVYKSPKSSLQQGAIGGRPLPSSAEKDDRPIEMSPQWLQELKSRKRLSQYENSS